The genomic region ATTGGTCTGCTTCTCAGACCAAAAAACAGTAAAGTTTGAAACTTATCTCCCTAAGAGTTGacttcttggagcctcagttttctcaactgtaaaatggggataatgacatGCCCAtcttgttatgaggattaaatcagTTAGCACATGTCAAGTGCTTAGAACTGTGCTGCATGCACAGTCCTCGCTTGATAAATGTTAGAGGTTTTCTACCACCCTCACCCTTGCCTTGGCTCAGAAACAAAGCAGTACACACACTTCAGACTTTCCAGGACTGGCTTTAATTTCAAAAAACAGGTTGGGGTCTCGTCCCACATCGTCGCAAATGTATACCAGGCTGTGCCTCTGGGGATTCAGCACAGGACCTGGTCCAATCACATTCCAGCCACCAGGCCCTGTCATTTCATCACAAGGGCCAAtcccagactcccctccccatCAGTCAGAGACAAGAGGATGGAGGTGACGTTGCCCAGGACTGGATTCTTTCTCTCCAAAGCCCCTCTCGAGGGAAGCCAGCTGTGTCTTTCCAAGGAGAGTTGGTCCAGCCAGCAGGCTCAGTTTGGACATCAGATCAACATCCTGGCCCAGAGGAGTCAACGCCCCGGCCCCGGTGGTCGCTCCAGCGCCTGTGTGCCCACCAGCACATCCATGAGGTAGTCCAGCTCAGCCTCGTCCAGATCTGGACCTACCTCCTTGCCTGGTCCATCTTCAGGGCTGGATTTGTGGCCCTCAGAGACTGGTGCCCAGAGTTCACTGTCATACATGGATGTGTCAATGTCCTCAAACAGGCCCTCGAGCCCATCGTCCAGCAGACAGCCAGTGGCTGGGCCCAGCAGGTCCAAGGCGCCCAGGCTGGGTGAGGCTCCCCCAGCAGGGCGGCCTAGTGGCCCCTCATCTACCAGGGGCTGTGGGGCCTGGCTCAGGCCCTCAATATGGCTGAGGTCCTCCAGGAGGCTGGCCATGGAGGCTGAGAGGGCAGCATCAGAGCTGGCCAGCAGGCTGTCAGCCACGCTGGGGGCTGTGGGTGGGGTGGGCACAGGTGGCAGGGCAGCCGTGGGTGCCATGGATGCCTGGATTCGCCGCAGTGTGTTCACCACCAGCACCAGGTGCCGCAGGTCCGGCTCACTTTGCCGCAGGCTATGATGGAGCTTGAGCACCGAAAGGTCAAAGAGAGAACTGGAGGCCACGGCTGGGGGTGCCTGAGCTACTGCTGAGTGGCTGGGATCCAGCCACCAGGCGTCCACTGCCAgggtttccttctcctcctcctcctcctcctcccgcttTCGCTTCAGGCCCTTGCTCAGCATCATCTGTGGGGAGGGAAGAGTCATTCAGTTATGGAAAGCCAGTGTGAAGTTCTGACcattgctgtgtgatcttgggcaaagcatttaacctctctgagcctacgTTTTCTTGGGGAAGCTTTAAAACATGGATGATAATTGTATCTACTTCCTAGAGTTGTTTTAAggaataaatgagattaaaaaaagcaCTTTGGGCAGTGTCTGGTACATAGCAATTACTCCTGTAAATAAGTACTattgataataattattattatctatTTCTTCAATGAACTATGAAATGGCTAATGTGAAGTGTCCAATGTGAAAATGTCCAGTGTGAAATGTCCAATATTCAACTTTTTTTAACCTACAAAAGCAGTTTTTTCACATAGTTTaatctaatatttactgagtgtctactCATAGCATCAGACaataaacaaacacaagaaaTGTACCGATGGTGCTAGGAAAATGCTAAGTTTCTGgagagtggtcagggaaggctcccctgaggaggtgacatttgaaatGAGCCCTCAAGTACAAGAAAGAATCAGCCATGGAAGAACCAGGGGGAAGGCATTCTGGGAATAACAACAGCAAAGGCAAAGAAAAGCCTAGAGACTGGATGAGTTTGAGCTGAAAAAAGGACTCTGTAGTcagtgcggggggtggggggagtaggGGGGGTTGAGGGTGGAGTAGGGGGGATGTGGGGGGTTCGAGAGTAGGCAGAGGCAAGGAGCTTGGATTTTATTGGGGGGTGTGGTGGGAAGTCATTGAAGGGGTTTGAGCAGGGAGGACAGTGGTGTTGTGGACTGATGAGGTTTCCAGAAGATCCTCTTGGCTGCTAAGAGGCAGGGGGAGCGAGGAGGGGCGGGGAGAGTGGCCCTGAGATCCTTTCGGAGGCTACTGCAGTCTTTGGGGTGGGCGAAGACGGTGACTTGGGAGTATAAGGTGGCAGTGGACATGGAAGGAAGATGGTCGCTTCAGGATTTATTTGAGAGGCAGCGTGGACAAAGCTTGCCGGAAAATCCTGATGGGCACGGGGGTCAAGGAGAGAAGTTTGAAGACCCACACTTTCCCCGGGCTGGGTGCCCCTAACCCAACCTGCTTTTTTAAGCCAGGCAGCCTGAAGGGTACAGTACCCAGATCCTTGCCCAGGAGGACTTCAAGAATGACCCCCTCACACTACCCAAAACTTGGGTCCTCGCCTCCTTCCCAGCAGATCCGAGAGTCCGGAACCGCAGGAATTCAGCCCCCATCCCCGACTCCGCCCCCCCGGTCCCGGCGCCCCCTGGCGGCACCAGGCCGGCTTTCCCCGGGGATTCCGACTCTCCAGACCCGGGGACTCTTTACAGTGCCCCTCGGGAGGCGGTCATTTCTGCTTGCCACCAGGGACCGTGCGGGCCGGGATCCCCGGAGGGCCGTTCTGCCCTCTCGGCCTCCGCTCGCTTCCGGAAGGCAGTGGAGGCTACTCCTCCcgaagcggcggcggcggcggcgggggcgggggcgggtgaGTCACGCAGCCGGAGCCAGGGAGCCGGCGCCTCCGCCCCCTTCCCGGGCTGCGGTGTGATTCACCCGCCAGGCCGGGGCGGGCGGCACGGAGAGGCCCGTGCGCCTCGATCCCGGGCAGCCCTGGCGCGCACCTGCCGGACCGGGGGATCGAACCTGCCAAAGGACCCCGCGGCCAGTACCCCTCTTTCCCCAGGCCTCTTCCCCTCATTTACATACCTAGTTCACCAGCTGCCAATCAGAAAGAAGAGGGAGCCACCCGCAGCCAATCAGGAAGCGGTGGCGGCAGCATTGCTCGCCCGCTCTGCTTCAGCAACCGGCGCCTGGGTTGAGAGACGCAGTTCTAACTCCAGCTCACGACTCCCGGCTCCTGACTCCCCTTAGTTACCGCCCACTCCCGTGGCAGCCCCGCCCTTCGCCCAGGGATTGGTCCTAGACGGTGATGGGCGGAGCCTGTAGAAGGCAGGCTAGAAAGAGGGGCGAGTTGTGTTTAGGGCGCATGTCCGGGAGGCTGcgtgaagggagggaggaagatagGGTGGCTCTTGGCCCTGTAGGACGGTGGCGCGGTGGGGTTTTTGTCTCTCAAGCTGTGGACCCCTTCGCATCTGCCCACATCTGTATCACATCTGCCCACATCTGTATCACATCTGCACTTGTCAAACCCAATAATTGAGCTTACGCAAGCAGCCCCAACAGAGGTCTACACTCTAGGCCAGCTTagtcctgggttcaaattctggtttCTGAGCCCACAGAGTCTGTTAAAGGGGGATCTTTTTGCCTACCTCTTGAGAGTTGGGAAACTTAAAGTAAGGTATTATCTGTAAGAGCACTATATAAGCAAATTCTGGGTAGTTGAACTCAATCGTGGTTACAGACAGGAGTTAGGGGTAGGGAGTGGAATGGCACTGGAATCCCTGCCTGGGCTCCATTCCGTAAGTacaatagctgtgtgaccttgaccaagTGCTTTAATTCTTTAGGTTttctcacttattttttaaaatgagagaaatagcCTCTGGCTCAGAggattgttttgaggattaaacaaTTCCTGCACAATGCTGAGTGGTGTGTTAGGCGTCCTTTTTTCAGTAGTAATCTCTCTTGTAGTAAGAGCACAGGTGCTCAGTTCAAGGGGAGACATTCAGGGTGGGGTGCAGGTGGACAGGAGTTTAATACATGTCAGATAACCTGACAATGGGACTTACCTTCTTCAAATACCTCATTTGCTAATTCCTCATTTGCTAAGGGGAAGAACTGTTTGTGT from Bubalus bubalis isolate 160015118507 breed Murrah chromosome 18, NDDB_SH_1, whole genome shotgun sequence harbors:
- the SERTAD1 gene encoding SERTA domain-containing protein 1, giving the protein MMLSKGLKRKREEEEEEEKETLAVDAWWLDPSHSAVAQAPPAVASSSLFDLSVLKLHHSLRQSEPDLRHLVLVVNTLRRIQASMAPTAALPPVPTPPTAPSVADSLLASSDAALSASMASLLEDLSHIEGLSQAPQPLVDEGPLGRPAGGASPSLGALDLLGPATGCLLDDGLEGLFEDIDTSMYDSELWAPVSEGHKSSPEDGPGKEVGPDLDEAELDYLMDVLVGTQALERPPGPGR